The Caulifigura coniformis genome includes a region encoding these proteins:
- the ffh gene encoding signal recognition particle protein, which yields MFEGITNALTDVLGSFRGQLTESNIRDGMGKVRNALLEADVAYDVAKAFCDRVVEEAVGEKVLKSLRPEQQIVGIVFQELVNLMGPVDHSIEVRRGETTVLMMCGLQGSGKTTTCGKLARMLKEQGAKPMLVAADLQRPAAIEQLKVIGEQIGVPVYSEDPAKSNPVQVCVNGRKAAGQQGCNLLILDTAGRLHVDDALMKELQEIDNKLMPHQCLLVCDAMTGQDAVKSAAAFNEALELDGVIFTKLDGDTRGGAVLSVKEVTGVPIKFVGMGEQLDKLEPFHADRMAQRILGQGDVATLLETAQKVLDQDEMARQQEKMLAGKFTLDDFLKSMEQITKMGPMKSLMKMIPGMGQLSQAIDEAQGMDPDKDVKRLRAMIQSMTLDERQNPDKIDRSRKSRIASGSGTEPQQVTELLKQFKTMSGMMQKMAGLSMMDRFKAVRGMESELMNPAGPAFQREKQRSKRGPELRDQFRDKKKDARKSAKAQKKKNRKK from the coding sequence ATGTTCGAAGGCATTACGAACGCCCTGACCGATGTTCTTGGCAGCTTCCGCGGCCAGCTCACGGAGTCGAACATCCGCGACGGGATGGGGAAGGTCCGGAATGCGCTTCTGGAGGCCGACGTCGCCTACGACGTGGCCAAGGCGTTCTGCGACCGCGTCGTTGAGGAGGCGGTCGGTGAGAAGGTCCTGAAATCGCTGCGCCCCGAACAGCAGATCGTGGGCATCGTGTTCCAGGAACTCGTCAACCTGATGGGGCCGGTCGATCACTCGATCGAGGTCCGCCGCGGCGAGACGACGGTCCTGATGATGTGCGGCCTGCAGGGGTCGGGAAAAACGACCACCTGCGGCAAGCTGGCGAGAATGCTGAAGGAGCAGGGCGCCAAGCCGATGCTGGTCGCGGCGGATCTCCAGCGTCCTGCCGCCATCGAGCAGCTGAAGGTGATCGGCGAGCAGATCGGCGTGCCGGTCTACTCCGAGGACCCGGCGAAGTCGAACCCGGTGCAGGTCTGCGTGAACGGCCGGAAAGCGGCCGGCCAGCAGGGCTGCAACCTGCTGATTCTCGATACGGCCGGGCGTCTGCATGTCGACGACGCGCTCATGAAAGAGCTGCAGGAGATCGACAACAAGCTGATGCCGCACCAGTGCCTGCTGGTGTGCGATGCGATGACGGGGCAGGACGCGGTGAAATCGGCGGCCGCCTTCAATGAGGCGCTCGAGCTCGATGGTGTCATCTTCACGAAGCTCGACGGCGACACCCGGGGCGGGGCCGTGCTGTCGGTGAAGGAAGTCACGGGCGTGCCGATCAAGTTCGTCGGCATGGGCGAACAGCTCGACAAGCTCGAGCCGTTTCATGCCGACCGCATGGCGCAGCGGATCCTCGGGCAGGGAGACGTGGCCACGCTGCTGGAAACGGCGCAGAAGGTTCTCGACCAGGATGAAATGGCCCGCCAGCAGGAGAAGATGCTGGCCGGGAAGTTCACGCTCGACGACTTCCTGAAGTCGATGGAGCAGATCACGAAGATGGGACCGATGAAGTCCCTGATGAAGATGATCCCGGGGATGGGGCAGCTGTCCCAGGCGATCGATGAAGCGCAGGGGATGGACCCGGACAAGGACGTGAAGCGTCTGCGGGCGATGATCCAGTCGATGACGCTGGATGAGCGGCAGAACCCGGACAAGATCGACCGGTCCCGCAAGAGCCGTATCGCCTCGGGAAGCGGGACCGAGCCGCAGCAGGTGACCGAACTGCTCAAGCAGTTCAAGACCATGTCGGGCATGATGCAGAAGATGGCCGGGCTGAGCATGATGGACCGCTTCAAGGCGGTGCGGGGAATGGAATCGGAACTGATGAATCCGGCCGGTCCGGCATTCCAGCGCGAGAAGCAGCGGAGCAAGCGGGGCCCCGAGCTGCGCGACCAGTTCCGCGACAAGAAGAAGGACGCCCGCAAGTCGGCCAAGGCCCAGAAGAAGAAGAACCGCAAGAAATAG
- the rpsP gene encoding 30S ribosomal protein S16, which produces MAVRIRMKRIGRTHRPFYRICVMHQQNARDGKAIEEVGTYDPMVADKSKRVVLKMDRIDHWVSVGAQPSDKVAVLIKKVKTGNFGTAKAPAPMLAPKERPKPAPAEEAPAAEAPATEGEAAEAPAES; this is translated from the coding sequence GTGGCAGTTCGTATTCGTATGAAGCGTATCGGGCGGACTCACCGTCCGTTCTACCGGATCTGCGTGATGCACCAGCAGAACGCCCGCGACGGCAAGGCCATTGAAGAGGTCGGCACGTACGACCCGATGGTGGCCGACAAGTCGAAGCGCGTCGTCCTCAAGATGGACCGGATCGACCACTGGGTCAGCGTCGGCGCCCAGCCGTCCGACAAGGTCGCGGTCCTGATCAAGAAGGTGAAGACGGGCAATTTCGGCACCGCGAAGGCTCCGGCTCCGATGCTGGCTCCGAAGGAACGGCCGAAGCCGGCACCCGCCGAGGAAGCCCCGGCTGCGGAAGCACCGGCTACGGAAGGGGAAGCCGCCGAGGCTCCGGCCGAGAGCTGA